The sequence below is a genomic window from Carassius gibelio isolate Cgi1373 ecotype wild population from Czech Republic chromosome A17, carGib1.2-hapl.c, whole genome shotgun sequence.
gtctttacaggggatctgtctctgggctcgtctagttgtcctggtctccgctgtctttcagggctgtattGGTCCTTTCTAGAtcctgatccaccatctgggctggatacatactggatccgggtgactgcagtgaccacctgatctggatacagactggatctggtggctacagtgacctcgaaaaaagagagaaacagactaatattagtgtagatgccattcttctacattgggtgttatgggaagtgctcccggttccagtttacctaaataatgcagcctaaaaatcctttaacggagtTGGCTAGTTTGAACTAGCTGGAATtggtttattaagcatgcagagcaaccacccaataaagcattacaataatctaaccttgaggtcgtaaatgcatggattaacatttgagagcataggtcataatttagatatattttttagatggaaaaatgcagttttacagatgctagaaatgtggctttctaagaaaagattgctgtcaaatagcacacctaggttcctaactgatgacaaaaaattgacagagcagccatcaagtcttagacagcgttcTAGGTTATTCAATGCAGagattttaggtcctataattaacacctttgttttttttcagaatttagcagtaagaaatcaccagtcatccagttttttatatcgactatgcattccgttagtttttcaaattggtatgtttcgctgggccaagaagaaatatagagctgagtatcatcagcataacagtgaaagctaacaccatgtttcctgatgatatctcccaagggtaacatgtaaagcgtgaagagtaacagccctagtactgagccctgtggtactccatactgtacttgtgatcaatatgatgcCTCTTCATTCAATGCTAaaaaattgatggcggtcatataagtatgatttaaaccatgctaatgcccttccattaatgccaacaaagttttctagtctatgcaaaagaatgttgtggtcaatagcagcactaagatccaatagcgctaatagagagatacaaccacgatcaacTGATAAGAGCAGGTCAATTCTAACTAGAGGAGGACAGGGTACACAGCTTCATTACTTGAGTAAATGTACAAAGTATttgtacttgtttttaaaagtacgtAGTATCAagagtacattttctaaaaatgctAACATTTATGTAAAGAAACGCCCTACAAAgagttatgaaaaatgttaatgttaataccttggataatgtaaaaggagttgaaagtACTTTTTAGCATATTGCTTTgtttaacatttctcacttgccCACAAGGCAATAGCACAATGGAAACGTTCTGACCAATCTCTGCTAGAGTTATAATGGATATTTTTCACCCACATTTGAACCTGACTGTGTTAAACACACTGCATACTGAAGAACGAAGCAAATGCTCagcttacattaatgtgtaatatcagAAAAGAAAATTCACCTAACAATTGTGTGTTTCTCTGTTGTtttcatcaatcaaatcaataaacctaAACCAGCAAAGAAGGCAATATAGCAATGTTCTGACACACCTCTGAACCTGACCATGTTATACACGCAGCatagaagagaaaataataatgaaaatcagCTAATCAGCTGTGTTTAGGTCAGCATACAAAGAAGGAAAACTAAAATTCAGCTCATTTGAGTGACAGTATTAACCCCCTTCCTCTCACATTGACATGCAGGCGCCTGCACAATCCAATCACGTTTGAGAGGGAAACGATAAATTGAAGGTGCGTTCGACTTCACGCAGTAGTGCACAACCTGATCGCagtctgacttgaagcagtgcatgccggttagataTTTTGTCCGACTTGAGACGGTGCCGAAGCCACAAAGTACCGCGGGAGTGTTTCGAGAGCAGCCGGCTGACTCAGCCGCCACAGTTTCTCCAGAGTGACTGCAGGAGCGCTGATGACGACACAGCTGTTTCATGATTGGCCAGATTCACCACATGACTACGACCATGTGTGTTTCAGGTTAGACAAACCCTTTCAGTTCCATTAATGGCAACACATCTGTGTTTTTAGATTGATAATAGCTTGTTGATTCTGCAAATCAACCCATTTTATTGttctaaatgtataatttgttaggtaaataattcatttatttcacttaCATCTCCAATGTATCCCAGCAGCCACAAGAGAGCGTCATGTTTCATGTGATGGTTTTGTGGATGCATCAAAATGTATTTCTGGAATAAATCGTAAAGATGGATGGATTTTAAGAGAATCACAGTGTTGTCTCAGAACATCTAAAAAGTTTCAGTCACTGTCAGATGTGGAGaattaatacatataaatatttctagTTCCTCAATCTTTCTAAAAATAATGTTGGCAATATACTGATGAATATCTCTCACTATGAAATCTCAAAACATTACAAGGATTGACATGCACTGTACAACACTACAACTATAAATTCCATAAAACTTCAATAACAAACAAatcatattgttaattaaaagctTGTCCTAAAAAGGGAGCGAGTTCCAGAGCCTTGGAGCCACAACACAGAAAGCACGGTCACCTCTTGTCTTATGATGTGTTCTGGGAACAATTAAAAGATCTTGGCCTGAAGACCTCAAAGACTGACATGGAGTATGTATATGCAAAAGATCCTGGATGTAAGAGGGTGCTTGACCATGCAAGGCTCTGAAAGTAATGACCAGAATTTTAAAATGCACTCTATATCCAcatgaacacatgatatgtaaaaattgatagcctgaatgcactgtaagtcgctgtggataaaagcatctgctaaatgcattaatttaatttaaatttaataatttaatatccaaCAGGAAGCCAATGAAGGGTCTTACGCACAGGAGTAATGTGTGATCTCCTGCTGGTCCTAGAAATAAAAGGATGAACAAGCATCTCcctctctttttatttaaaccATAGATCTAATCTTAGCAATGTTCCTGAGGTGGAAAAAAACAGGTACAAACCACAAACTTAACATGACTGTTAAAACACATCGATCTGTCAAAAATGACACCCAAATTTCTCGTGTCACTGTAGTCAGATGATGATAGACCCTCAAGGACCTGCCTAATCTTAAGGGTAATGTTGTCTGGGGCAAAAATCATCACCTCTGTTTTATCTGTATTAAACAGATAAAACGTTCTTAGCTTTCTATTGGGTAGTGATGTTCTTGACTTTTCTAAATTTGGGATGAATAAACTCTACAAGCCCAGAGGAGAATCAAAGTTAATCAATTaagctgaaaggggaggagccaCATTAATTCAAAGCTCTACTAAATAGCAAAGCCAACACTGATGTGTATTGTAGCATTGTGCCAAAGTTTGTTAGGATGGGGTTCTTGCAAGGTGTGTTAGTGCTGGTTGTGATTGTGGCTTTTGATCTGAAGAGTGCATTGGGAAGTTTGAAACACCATCAAAGTCCAAGCAGCAGAAAGCCGCAATCAGCTTCAGCTTCCAGAGTTCCTGATCTTTCTTCTCAAGGGTTCTTGAATCCTTCCCAAAAGGCTTCTCAGCTTCCGAGTCTTGACTACAGAAAATTTGCGCAAGACcctcttggtcttcaggagaagcagcTGTTGCAGGCTCCAGTCAAGCCTTTGTCCTGGAAGTTTCCCATCGTTCCAGAGGTGCAACGTGAGTTGGCGGTGAACTTCCAGTTGAGGAAACCTGTGACTCCCAGTAGTGTGGCTGTTCAATGCAGTGAGAGCCGGGTTCATGTGGAGGTGAAGAAGGATATGTTCAGCAATGGTCaactgatccagccatctggtTTGTCTATGGGAGGCTGTCCTGTTGTTGGTGAGGACTCTGCCTCTGGGGTGCTCATCCTCGAATATGCACTACAGGACTGCAATAGTGTACTGATGGTAAGAACTGTTCCGTCTTACTGGATTAACCAATAAAAACAAGGGTTCTTCACTAGTGTTAGTTGTATGTTAAACATCCACTGAACCTTTCAGTTTTTGAAACCTGATAACTGACAGCTGCTTTGGGGAACTGCTAGAAACACCCTTCTTGaacattatttttaagtgtaGTTGAACAGAACCCATTTGGTAACCACTTCCGTCTCTTACAGATGACTGCGAATGAGCTAGTCTACACCTTTGCTGTTACCTACACCCCTTTGGCATTTGCTGGCACGCCGATCACCCGTACTGAGGGTGCAGTTGTTGGCATTCAATGCCACTATCAAAGGTAAGCGACTGATTGGATGCCTTAAGCAGTGTTTCTTGTGGTGTTACAACTGGATGACCATTTGTTTTGGTATCTCCTTGAACTACAGGCTTCATAATGTGAGCAGTaattctttgaggccaacttggGTTCCTTATGCTTCAACGGAGGTTGCTGAAGATGTCTTGGTGTTCTCCATGAACCTCATGCTGGGTTTGTCTAGTTTCTTTAGATCTTAAGCCTTGTGAAATGAGGCCGTGCCTAAACCGTTCTTtcctcttgcagatgactggGCCAATCAGAGGCCTTCAAATGTGTACTACTTGGGTGACATTATTAATattgaggcatctgtgaaggtgTACAACCACGTCCccctgcgtgtgtttgtggaccgctgtgtggccacccaagtacctgatgtgaCTTCTGTTCCGAGATATTCCCTCATTGAGAATCATGGGTAAAGTCCTGTCACTTCTCTAGAATGGTTTCAGTTTGTTCAGTGAGCACTCGATCCCTGAGAATTAGGTTGAGTCAAGTGACCATCGGTTTAGCTCTTCTTGGTAAGTGCTTTTCACGGTCGCTGAGAATGACTGTCCCAATGTTCATCCTACTGTAAAGGGTATGACCGTTTTAAAACTTGTCTGAAGTGTAACTTGGCATTTCCCTTTTTGGTTTAAGTGTGGACTTGTGCCCACTCTAATGGCATATGTTGCCCACAATCTTTTGTGCTCTGGGCAGGAATTGGTTCGCTCTACGAACCCCTACTACAGTGTTAACCACAAACATTGATGTGGGCAACTGGCTGTAAACCTCTTTtcactagggatgggtaccgaaacccggtattaaaatggcccggggctaaattatgaaagcccgtagtatcagtaagatctgactgtatcggttctgctttcggtactggagggaaaaAATTAACTTAGTATGGACTTTagtaatgttatcgtgcacatcttatctcgccaaacatttctaatgtgcgatcatattaagat
It includes:
- the LOC128031637 gene encoding zona pellucida sperm-binding protein 3-like — its product is MGFLQGVLVLVVIVAFDLKSALGSLKHHQSPSSRKPQSASASRVPDLSSQGFLNPSQKASQLPSLDYRKFAQDPLGLQEKQLLQAPVKPLSWKFPIVPEVQRELAVNFQLRKPVTPSSVAVQCSESRVHVEVKKDMFSNGQLIQPSGLSMGGCPVVGEDSASGVLILEYALQDCNSVLMMTANELVYTFAVTYTPLAFAGTPITRTEGAVVGIQCHYQRLHNVSSNSLRPTWVPYASTEVAEDVLVFSMNLMLDDWANQRPSNVYYLGDIINIEASVKVYNHVPLRVFVDRCVATQVPDVTSVPRYSLIENHGLSQVTIGLALLGALQIYITCTVKATLASAPSDALHKSCSFSNGWLAADGNHQVCACCDSTCGPEGGRDAPIGGVQWEGKASLGPVMVQGRQKSLGGL